A stretch of the Mesorhizobium huakuii genome encodes the following:
- a CDS encoding ABC transporter permease, producing the protein MNALPRPSTIFLAAITTLVAVLLYSPLFVPIVSSFFTVSHGNVDWSSPTLSTYVALAENHDILAALRTTLIVGVCTVVLSVVSGTLLALYYHGRRSGRSILQFIIFLPFLMPPIISGLALLIFFREIHLERSLLTVVIGHTVFVLAIVYRTVLMRLQSMSRTLVEASYDLGATGWQTFWRIILPNLSSAMVGGTILAFALSFDETMITILVTGTQSTLPVRLWAMMRLGFSPDINALVALILMFTVLLCVLAARFLIPRQMATERT; encoded by the coding sequence ATGAACGCCCTGCCCCGGCCCTCCACCATCTTCCTGGCCGCGATCACGACGCTGGTCGCGGTGTTGCTCTACAGCCCGCTCTTCGTGCCTATCGTGTCGTCGTTCTTCACGGTTTCGCATGGCAATGTCGACTGGTCTTCGCCAACCCTCTCAACCTATGTCGCACTGGCCGAAAACCACGACATATTGGCCGCCTTGCGCACCACGCTGATCGTCGGCGTTTGCACCGTCGTGCTTTCGGTGGTCAGCGGAACGCTGCTGGCGCTCTATTATCACGGGCGCCGCTCGGGACGCTCGATCCTGCAGTTCATCATCTTCCTGCCGTTCCTGATGCCGCCGATCATCAGCGGCCTGGCGCTGCTGATCTTCTTCCGCGAGATCCACCTCGAACGCTCGCTGCTGACGGTCGTCATCGGCCATACGGTCTTCGTGCTGGCGATCGTCTACCGCACCGTGCTGATGCGGCTGCAGTCGATGAGCCGCACGCTGGTCGAAGCCTCCTACGATCTCGGCGCCACGGGCTGGCAGACCTTCTGGCGCATCATCCTGCCGAACCTGTCGAGCGCCATGGTGGGCGGCACCATCCTGGCCTTCGCGCTGTCGTTCGACGAGACGATGATCACCATCCTGGTCACCGGCACACAGAGCACGCTGCCGGTCCGATTGTGGGCGATGATGCGGCTTGGCTTCTCGCCCGACATCAATGCGTTGGTCGCACTGATCCTGATGTTCACCGTGCTGCTCTGCGTGCTCGCCGCCCGCTTTCTGATCCCCAGGCAGATGGC
- a CDS encoding ABC transporter ATP-binding protein codes for MNLNTDLLTLRSVSKSYGTVPVLHDIDLSIKDGEFLTVLGPSGSGKTTVLRLIGGLEPLTSGEIRLDGQDISRMPINRRPFNTVFQDYALFPHMTVSGNVGYGLSVRHIQRKEIARRVAEALELVQLGRFADRFPSQLSGGQRQRVALARALICQPRLILLDEPLAALDLELRRQMQEFLKSIQREIKTTFLFVTHDQEEAIGMADRICVMQAGHIRQLGTPHELYYKPNCEFVARFFGENNLVAGKLGPVQGEQRPIETALGRLICSISDQLHLKTAPDGASAFAAFRPEALRLADATDSGNRFSGTIADLAFAGSSTVATVTAGADTAVQRLRLRMPSRIDGSALKSGETVSLCFAPHEGHLVLA; via the coding sequence ATGAACCTGAACACCGACCTGCTGACGCTGCGGTCCGTCTCGAAATCCTACGGCACGGTTCCCGTGCTGCACGACATCGACCTGTCGATCAAGGACGGCGAGTTCCTGACCGTGCTTGGACCATCGGGATCCGGCAAGACCACGGTGCTGCGGCTGATCGGCGGGCTGGAACCGCTGACTTCGGGCGAGATCCGCCTCGACGGGCAGGATATCAGCCGCATGCCGATCAACAGGCGGCCGTTCAACACCGTGTTCCAGGACTATGCGCTGTTCCCGCACATGACCGTTTCCGGCAATGTCGGCTATGGGCTTTCGGTGCGCCATATCCAGCGCAAGGAGATCGCGCGCCGCGTGGCGGAGGCTCTCGAGCTGGTGCAGCTCGGACGTTTCGCCGACCGCTTCCCGTCACAGCTTTCCGGCGGCCAGCGCCAGCGCGTCGCGCTCGCCCGTGCGCTGATCTGCCAGCCGCGCCTGATCCTGCTTGACGAACCGCTGGCCGCTCTCGACCTAGAGCTACGCCGGCAGATGCAGGAATTCCTGAAATCCATCCAGCGCGAGATCAAGACCACCTTCCTGTTCGTCACCCACGACCAGGAAGAAGCGATCGGCATGGCCGACCGGATCTGCGTCATGCAGGCCGGCCATATCCGCCAGCTTGGTACGCCGCACGAGCTCTACTACAAGCCGAATTGCGAGTTCGTGGCGCGCTTCTTCGGCGAGAACAATCTGGTGGCTGGAAAGCTCGGTCCCGTCCAGGGCGAGCAGCGGCCGATCGAGACGGCACTTGGCCGCCTGATCTGCTCGATCAGCGACCAGCTCCATCTGAAGACTGCCCCGGATGGCGCCAGCGCCTTCGCGGCATTCCGTCCCGAGGCCTTGCGTCTTGCGGATGCGACGGACAGCGGCAACCGTTTTTCCGGCACCATCGCCGACCTGGCCTTTGCCGGCTCATCTACCGTTGCCACCGTAACGGCGGGTGCGGACACTGCAGTGCAACGCCTGCGGCTGCGCATGCCGAGCCGGATCGACGGCAGCGCGCTCAAGTCCGGCGAGACGGTCTCGCTTTGCTTTGCGCCGCATGAAGGCCATCTGGTGCTGGCATGA
- the araD1 gene encoding AraD1 family protein, whose amino-acid sequence MRLVQYRMPDGSRRVGRVSDDGNHLHPLDETGSVLELAEAAIAEGTSIASLVEKRTGTATVDYDALLRDGRVLAPVDHPEPARFLVTGTGLTHTGSAAARNQMHVLTHGEGADESDSLKIFRMGLEGGKPGAGKIGVQPEWFFKGVGTCVVPPGAELPMPAFAKAGAEEAEIVGLYLNGPDGHPYRIGYALGNEYSDHVTEGENYLYLAHSKLRSCSIGPELLIGDLPDEVRGHSRILRDGAVVWEQEFLSGEAHMSHAIANLEHFHFRYPMHRRAGDLHAYFFGAAVMSYASGVKTASGDEYEIQAQTFGKPLRNRMVSVPDEGLVTVTPL is encoded by the coding sequence ATGCGTCTTGTTCAGTACAGAATGCCGGATGGCAGCAGGCGGGTCGGCCGCGTCTCCGATGACGGCAACCACCTGCATCCGCTCGACGAGACCGGCAGCGTACTGGAACTCGCCGAAGCGGCAATTGCCGAGGGCACTTCCATTGCATCGCTGGTCGAAAAGCGGACCGGCACCGCGACAGTCGACTATGACGCGCTGCTGCGCGATGGCCGTGTGCTCGCTCCTGTCGACCATCCGGAGCCGGCGCGCTTTCTGGTCACCGGAACCGGCCTGACCCACACCGGAAGTGCTGCCGCACGCAACCAGATGCATGTTCTGACCCATGGCGAAGGTGCCGACGAATCCGATTCCCTGAAAATCTTCCGCATGGGGCTGGAGGGCGGCAAGCCTGGCGCTGGCAAGATCGGCGTCCAGCCGGAGTGGTTCTTCAAGGGCGTCGGCACCTGCGTCGTGCCGCCAGGTGCTGAGCTGCCGATGCCGGCATTCGCGAAAGCCGGGGCAGAGGAGGCCGAGATCGTCGGGCTTTATCTCAATGGGCCGGACGGCCATCCCTATCGCATCGGCTATGCGCTCGGAAACGAATATTCCGACCATGTGACGGAGGGCGAGAACTACCTCTACCTCGCGCATTCCAAGCTTCGCTCCTGCTCGATCGGCCCCGAACTGCTGATCGGCGATTTGCCGGACGAAGTGCGTGGTCATTCCCGCATCCTGCGCGACGGCGCTGTTGTCTGGGAGCAGGAGTTCCTGTCGGGCGAAGCGCACATGTCGCACGCGATCGCCAATCTCGAACATTTCCACTTCCGCTACCCGATGCACCGCAGGGCCGGCGACCTGCACGCCTATTTCTTCGGCGCTGCGGTGATGAGCTACGCCTCCGGCGTCAAGACGGCCTCCGGCGACGAGTATGAAATCCAGGCACAGACATTCGGCAAGCCACTGCGCAACCGGATGGTGTCGGTGCCGGACGAGGGACTGGTCACCGTCACCCCGCTGTGA
- a CDS encoding ABC transporter substrate-binding protein gives MGLKKAFLRLATIGLGIGLMTSAALAANLRVLAWDGYADPDWVKDFTAATGIGVDVVFIGSDDEIWAKIKGSEGQDFDVFAVNTAQLQRYIKADLVSPIDITKLSNQKEVLPRFRDLSQVSGDTKDGKVYGIPFCFDSIGLIYDTDKVKPAPTSMSVLWDPAYKGKILAYDNGEHNFSFTALTLGYKDPFNLDAEQLAAVKAKLVELKRNVLSFYTTADEAQQIYQNNDVALIWANYGQQQVKALQKIGAHVAYVNPSEGALAWLDNWVISKGARDTAAAEKWIDFMLTKKVSVALSERTGFGNTVVESSSAGGNDKLVWLNNVEDPLKRSDLWNEIKATP, from the coding sequence ATGGGACTGAAGAAAGCGTTTCTAAGACTGGCGACAATCGGGCTCGGCATCGGCCTGATGACCTCGGCGGCACTGGCCGCGAACCTGCGCGTGCTGGCCTGGGACGGCTATGCCGACCCGGACTGGGTGAAGGATTTCACCGCCGCCACCGGCATCGGCGTCGATGTCGTCTTCATCGGCAGCGATGACGAGATCTGGGCCAAGATCAAGGGCAGCGAAGGCCAGGATTTCGACGTCTTCGCCGTCAACACCGCCCAGCTGCAGCGCTACATCAAGGCCGACCTGGTGTCGCCGATCGATATCACGAAGCTGTCGAACCAGAAGGAGGTGCTGCCGCGCTTCCGCGATCTGTCGCAGGTCAGCGGTGACACCAAGGACGGCAAGGTCTACGGCATTCCGTTCTGCTTCGATTCCATCGGGCTGATCTACGACACCGACAAGGTCAAGCCTGCGCCGACCTCGATGTCGGTGCTCTGGGATCCGGCCTACAAGGGCAAGATCCTGGCCTATGATAATGGCGAGCACAATTTCTCGTTCACCGCGCTCACGCTCGGCTACAAGGACCCGTTCAACCTCGACGCGGAGCAGTTGGCGGCGGTCAAGGCCAAGCTGGTCGAACTCAAGCGCAATGTGCTGAGCTTCTACACCACCGCCGACGAGGCGCAGCAGATCTACCAGAACAATGACGTTGCCCTGATCTGGGCCAATTACGGCCAGCAGCAGGTCAAGGCGCTGCAGAAGATCGGCGCCCATGTCGCCTACGTCAATCCGAGCGAGGGCGCGCTGGCCTGGCTCGACAATTGGGTCATCTCCAAGGGTGCCCGCGACACTGCGGCGGCCGAGAAATGGATCGACTTCATGCTGACGAAGAAGGTCAGCGTCGCGCTTTCCGAGCGCACCGGCTTCGGCAACACCGTGGTCGAGTCGAGCAGCGCCGGCGGCAATGACAAGCTGGTCTGGCTCAACAATGTCGAGGACCCGCTCAAGCGCTCTGATCTGTGGAACGAGATCAAGGCGACGCCCTGA
- a CDS encoding ABC transporter permease, producing MSAAATTQPAERRLSLLVTVLAFALPVIFVLVPLAIFLVYSFFSVDQGTIVFAPTLGNYARFFTDPIFLPVFWNTIVLCVSVAVICILLAYPAAYFLTTLKGRWRYALLMLLLVPLLMSYVIKIYAIRSILGLNGFLNKALVAIGILHEPSTLFVFNMNAILLTLSLLLIPFAILPIFLSLERIPQTLLRASDDLGASGLQTFLRITLPLSLPGVASAASFVFVLAIGDFLTPQMVGGISGFTFGRILYSQFGTAYNWPFGAALSVALAIIVICAILIGERFGRNRGTSI from the coding sequence ATGAGCGCGGCCGCCACGACACAGCCCGCGGAAAGGCGTTTGTCGCTGCTGGTGACGGTGCTGGCTTTCGCGCTGCCGGTGATCTTCGTCCTGGTGCCGCTGGCGATCTTCCTGGTCTACAGTTTCTTCAGCGTCGACCAGGGCACGATCGTCTTCGCGCCGACGCTGGGCAACTATGCCAGGTTCTTCACCGACCCGATCTTCCTGCCGGTGTTCTGGAACACCATCGTGCTGTGCGTGTCGGTGGCCGTGATCTGCATCCTGCTCGCCTATCCCGCCGCCTATTTCCTGACGACGCTCAAGGGGCGGTGGCGCTATGCCTTGCTGATGCTGCTCCTGGTGCCGCTCTTGATGAGCTACGTCATCAAGATCTACGCCATCCGCAGCATCCTTGGCCTCAACGGCTTCCTCAACAAGGCGCTGGTGGCAATCGGCATCCTGCACGAGCCGTCGACGCTTTTCGTCTTCAACATGAACGCTATCCTGTTGACGCTGAGCCTGCTTTTGATCCCCTTCGCCATCCTGCCGATCTTCCTGTCGCTGGAGCGGATTCCGCAGACCTTGCTGCGCGCTTCCGACGATCTTGGCGCCAGCGGCCTGCAGACATTCCTGCGCATCACCTTGCCGCTCAGCCTGCCCGGCGTCGCCTCGGCGGCAAGCTTCGTCTTCGTGCTGGCGATCGGCGATTTCCTGACGCCGCAGATGGTCGGCGGCATCAGCGGCTTCACCTTCGGCCGCATCCTCTACAGCCAGTTCGGCACGGCCTACAACTGGCCGTTCGGCGCCGCACTCTCGGTGGCGCTGGCGATCATCGTGATCTGCGCCATCCTCATCGGCGAACGCTTCGGGCGCAACCGGGGGACGTCGATATGA